Proteins found in one Coffea eugenioides isolate CCC68of chromosome 5, Ceug_1.0, whole genome shotgun sequence genomic segment:
- the LOC113771033 gene encoding protein SCARECROW-like: protein LSLCFLSHQSKLQPCYCHRQSLYLSGHSHMAKAFSLVNDSGRRGNSSLNNCSDDSPLPISSNKDFNVPLHSSLNLHSGKMARKRAASDIEIQPVQRFLRRTASPTTTADIIPLDEFGVCSINIVDTNTGVINNPNQHQHPDDVPTYSTTIVLPSCTDLSVTTSSAGGTGSESAFSTSSSSNMMGSLSPAPLPHNLIHHRQRPQTPTQTPSICVFSGLPLFPPDRNKYAAAGGAEQLLPSSTSTSSNTAAGIDGAMLFTMEDNTTAAAWIDSIIKDLIHNSANVSIPQLIQNVREIIHPCNPNLAALIEYRLRSLTSSAGAADTPNPDNYHPERRRRESISVPPNVQRQEDYFHLQGQGHGQLLAGSSGLKLYLDEDNLFSHTNTHSPLIQDQYLNWGFALPRTASTAVGGNSQQQQPMRNNDPTAAAATGVSYVSSATVTNLANQVHHRSQQQQQSSEPEETQTPQPSEQQHRDSPPPPDADAAAAVTAASSASRSLRNEEIRQQKRDEQGLHLLTLLLQCAEAVAADNLEEANNMLLEISELSTPFGTSAQRVAAYFSEAMSARLVSSCLGIYASLPAVPHSQKMVSAFQVFNGISPFIKFSHFTANQAIQEAFDREERVHIIDLDIMQGLQWPGLFHILASRPGGPPFVRMTGLGTSMEALEATGKRLSDFAEKLGLPFEFNAVADKVGNLDPGRLKVSKREAVAVHWLQHCLYDVSGSDNSTLRLLQRLAPKVVTVVEQDLSHAGSFLGRFVEAIHYYSALFDSLGACYGEESEERHVVEQQLLSREIRNVLAFGGPSRSSGDKFNNWRQKLLQSGFKGISLGGNAAAQATLLLGMFPSDGYTLVEDNGTLKLGWRDLCLLTASAWRPS from the exons ctatcactttgtttcctctcacaccaatccaaattgcaacct TGCTACTGCCACCGCCAATCTCTCTACCTCTCTGGACATTCACACATGGCAAAAGCCTTTTCCTTGGTCAACGACAGTGGCCGCCGGGGGAATTCAAGCCTCAACAATTGCAGCGACGACAGCCCATTGCCCATCTCCTCAAACAAGGACTTCAATGTGCCGCTGCATTCTTCTCTCAATCTCCACAGCGGAAAGATGGCGAGAAAGAGGGCAGCTTCTGATATAGAAATCCAGCCGGTCCAACGCTTTCTCCGTCGAACTGCCTCCCCAACGACTACCGCGGACATAATACCTTTGGATGAATTTGGGGTGTGCTCTATCAATATTGTAGACACTAATACAGGTGTTATCAACAATCCTAACCAGCACCAGCACCCTGACGACGTTCCCACCTACTCCACTACTATAGTGCTACCTTCTTGCACGGATTTGAGTGTGACGACGTCGTCGGCAGGTGGGACTGGGTCCGAGTCTGCCTTTTCCACTTCAAGCTCAAGTAACATGATGGGTTCCTTATCGCCTGCTCCTCTTCCTCACAATCTGATTCATCATCGCCAAAGGCCCCAAACCCCAACCCAGACCCCTTCTATATGTGTTTTCTCCGGTCTGCCCTTGTTCCCCCCCGACAGGAACAAATACGCAGCCGCTGGAGGAGCTGAACAGCTCCTTCCCAGTAGCACCAGCACCTCCTCCAATACTGCTGCTGGCATTGATGGTGCAATGTTATTCACCATGGAGGACAACACTACAGCAGCAGCATGGATCGACAGCATCATCAAGGATCTCATCCACAACTCCGCCAACGTCTCCATACCTCAGCTCATTCAGAACGTGAGGGAAATCATCCATCCTTGTAACCCTAATCTTGCTGCCCTCATCGAGTACAGGCTTCGTTCTCTCACTAGCAGCGCCGGGGCTGCCGACACCCCAAACCCTGATAATTACCATCCcgagagaagaagaagagaatcAATATCAGTACCACCTAATGTACAAAGACAAGAAGATTACTTCCACCTTCAAGGACAAGGGCATGGGCAGCTGTTAGCAGGATCTTCCGGGCTTAAACTCTATCTAGACGAAGACAACTTATTTTCTCACACTAACACCCACTCCCCGCTAATTCAGGACCAATACTTGAATTGGGGATTTGCTCTTCCGAGAACTGCTTCTACTGCTGTGGGAGGAAATAGCCAGCAACAGCAGCCCATGCGCAATAATGATCCAACTGCAGCAGCGGCTACTGGAGTTTCTTATGTTTCTTCCGCTACCGTCACTAATTTGGCCAATCAAGTGCACCACCGATCACAACAACAGCAGCAGTCTTCTGAGCCAGAGGAGACTCAAACCCCCCAGCCCTCGGAGCAGCAACACCGGGATTCTCCACCTCCTCCTGATGCTGATGCCGCTGCCGCCGTCACCGCTGCTTCTTCAGCTTCAAGGAGTTTGAGAAACGAAGAAATTCGACAGCAGAAGAGAGACGAACAAGGTTTGCACCTGTTGACCTTGCTCTTACAGTGTGCGGAGGCCGTAGCGGCGGATAATCTGGAGGAGGCAAACAACATGCTCTTGGAAATTTCAGAACTCTCGACGCCATTCGGTACATCCGCACAACGTGTGGCTGCCTATTTCTCTGAGGCCATGTCCGCTAGACTTGTGAGTTCGTGCTTGGGAATTTATGCATCTCTGCCCGCTGTGCCGCACAGCCAGAAGATGGTTTCGGCTTTTCAAGTTTTCAATGGGATCAGCCCCTTTATAAAGTTCTCTCATTTCACAGCCAACCAGGCCATTCAGGAAGCCTTTGACAGGGAGGAAAGGGTGCACATCATAGACCTTGACATAATGCAAGGTCTGCAGTGGCCAGGGCTCTTTCACATTTTGGCATCACGGCCTGGGGGGCCTCCCTTTGTTCGCATGACCGGGCTGGGCACCTCCATGGAAGCCTTGGAGGCCACTGGCAAGCGTTTGTCGGATTTTGCGGAGAAGTTAGGTCTCCCATTTGAGTTTAACGCGGTTGCTGATAAAGTTGGAAACTTGGATCCTGGTAGATTGAAGGTCAGCAAGAGGGAAGCAGTTGCAGTTCACTGGTTACAGCATTGTCTGTATGATGTCAGTGGCTCAGACAACAGTACCCTCAGGCTCTTGCAAAG ATTGGCTCCCAAAGTGGTAACGGTCGTAGAGCAGGATCTAAGCCATGCGGGTTCCTTCTTGGGAAGATTCGTGGAGGCAATACACTATTACTCGGCATTGTTTGATTCGCTGGGTGCCTGCTACGGGGAGGAGAGTGAAGAAAGGCATGTAGTGGAGCAGCAACTCCTGTCGAGGGAGATACGGAATGTGCTAGCTTTTGGTGGTCCGTCAAGAAGCAGCGGCGACAAGTTCAACAATTGGAGGCAGAAGCTTCTGCAGTCAGGCTTCAAGGGTATCTCTTTGGGGGGGAATGCTGCAGCCCAGGCCACCCTTTTGCTTGGAATGTTTCCTTCAGACGGGTACACCTTAGTTGAGGACAACGGCACCCTCAAGCTTGGGTGGAGGGACCTGTGCTTGCTTACTGCATCTGCATGGAGGCCCTCCTAA
- the LOC113771034 gene encoding EP1-like glycoprotein 2 produces the protein MAAKKKEAVIPALADSVGTPVNPMRASEIFGALDTEPGALISPEDQRHGSNNPTIQSSQVVWSANRNNPVKANATLNVTRDGDLILADADGRIVWSTNTGGKSVAGSNLTGMGNLLLFDSKSRSVWQSFDHETDSLVLGQKLHSSQRLSSRISDSNSSQGIYSLAVENGTLVSYNECSPPQVYFYPDMYEGLSAATIPLDVKFENGSFDNYALSPAAQVMKLESDGHLRVYASSNSDWVVISDLLYTGDCGYPMLWESMAFAQGINAVALKLIMVTQAFSDL, from the exons ATGGCAGCGAAAAAAAAGGAAGCAGTCATACCTGCATTAGCAGATAGCGTTGGAACGCCAGTCAATCCAATGAGAGCCTCAGAAATATTTGGTGCATTGGATACAGAACCTG GAGCCCTTATTTCCCCGGAAGATCAAAGGCATGGTTCCAACAATCCCACTATACAATCTTCTCAAGTAGTCTGGTCTGCTAACAGAAACAATCCTGTTAAAGCAAATGCAACCTTGAATGTCACTCGAGATGGAGATTTGATCTTGGCAGATGCAGATGGTAGAATAGTTTGGTCAACCAATACTGGTGGCAAGTCTGTTGCAGGCTCAAACTTGACTGGAATGGGAAATCTGCTACTCTTTGACAGCAAGAGTAGATCTGTTTGGCAATCATTTGATCACGAAACAGACTCTTTGGTTCTCGGACAGAAGCTTCATTCCAGTCAGAGGCTGTCTTCTCGAATATCAgattcaaattcaagtcaaGGCATATACTCCCTTGCAGTTGAAAATGGAACCTTGGTTTCCTATAATGAATGCAGCCCCCCACAGGTCTATTTTTACCCAGACATGTACGAGGGTTTAAGTGCTGCAACTATACCTCTTGATGTTAAGTTTGAGAATGGAAGCTTTGACAATTACGCGCTTTCACCAGCAGCCCAAGTAATGAAATTAGAGTCTGATGGACATTTAAGGGTTTATGCCTCGTCAAATTCAGATTGGGTAGTGATAAGTGATCTCTTATACACTGGCGATTGTGGATACCCAATGCTGTGGGAAAGTATGGCATTTGCTCAAGGAATCAATGCAGTTGCTCTGAAATTGATAATGGTGACACAAGCTTTTTCAGACCTGTGA